From a single Methylosinus sp. H3A genomic region:
- a CDS encoding DUF1007 family protein — translation MSMRHGFVSLIVATLAAAPAVAHPHVWVAVRSEVLFTDDGKIKGVRHAWTFDDMYSAFALQGLGKDGKPPSREELAPLAKTNAESLAEFDYFTFAKYQNAKTAFGPPEDVWLEADDKKIVTMHFTLPLEKPLPAQKPFSFQIYDPTYFVAFDLEKQNAVTLTKAPAGCSTSVVEPKPLLAIDTQKLSEAFFANMSPGADFGMKLAARIVVACP, via the coding sequence ATGTCGATGAGACACGGATTTGTTTCGCTGATCGTCGCCACGCTCGCCGCCGCTCCCGCCGTCGCGCATCCCCATGTGTGGGTCGCGGTGCGCAGCGAGGTGCTGTTCACCGACGACGGCAAGATCAAAGGCGTGCGCCACGCCTGGACCTTCGACGACATGTATTCGGCCTTCGCGCTTCAGGGCCTCGGCAAGGACGGCAAGCCGCCGAGCCGCGAGGAGCTCGCCCCCCTCGCCAAGACCAACGCCGAATCGCTCGCCGAATTCGACTATTTCACTTTCGCCAAATATCAGAACGCCAAGACCGCCTTCGGCCCGCCCGAGGACGTCTGGCTCGAGGCCGACGACAAGAAGATCGTCACCATGCATTTCACTTTGCCGCTGGAAAAGCCCCTGCCGGCGCAAAAGCCCTTCTCCTTCCAGATTTACGATCCCACCTATTTCGTCGCCTTCGATCTCGAGAAGCAGAATGCGGTGACGCTGACAAAGGCGCCGGCGGGCTGCTCGACGAGCGTCGTGGAGCCGAAGCCGCTGCTCGCGATCGACACGCAAAAGCTCAGCGAGGCCTTTTTCGCCAATATGTCGCCCGGGGCCGATTTCGGCATGAAGCTCGCGGCGCGCATCGTCGTGGCCTGCCCGTGA
- a CDS encoding nickel/cobalt transporter gives MKVSPRDCALAAAALGAIFLLQDAAFAQAARHPFAVGPSEGPIGAANGLAGLLLAWQSKFHMELQSAAKALKTDRYAFVTLAAASFAYGVFHAAGPGHGKAVLASYMIANETALKRGLTLAALAALLQGGVAIALVGVAAILFGATAQRMTEAATWIETASYAAIAAVGARLAYVKGRALLAALREPAPALAMTRRGAFACEAVDDPTHLHGPDCGHMHAIDAARLGAGFRWGDALTTVVAAGLRPCSGAILVLVFTLSQGVFIAGAGATLLMSAGTAITTGALAATSVFAKDFAARLAARKSRRAETLLRSAELLAALLVLAFGLTLLLGARIGPSLN, from the coding sequence GTGAAGGTTTCGCCGCGGGATTGCGCGCTCGCAGCCGCGGCGCTGGGGGCGATCTTCCTTCTGCAGGACGCCGCATTCGCCCAGGCGGCGCGTCATCCTTTCGCCGTCGGCCCCTCGGAGGGCCCGATCGGCGCGGCGAACGGCCTCGCCGGCCTCCTGCTCGCATGGCAGAGCAAATTCCACATGGAGCTGCAGAGCGCCGCAAAAGCGCTGAAGACCGACCGCTACGCCTTCGTGACTCTGGCGGCTGCGAGTTTCGCCTATGGCGTGTTCCACGCCGCCGGGCCGGGGCATGGCAAAGCGGTGCTCGCCTCCTATATGATCGCCAATGAAACGGCGCTGAAGCGCGGGCTGACGCTCGCCGCGCTCGCCGCGCTGCTGCAGGGCGGCGTGGCTATCGCGCTCGTCGGCGTGGCGGCGATCCTCTTCGGCGCCACCGCGCAACGGATGACCGAGGCGGCGACATGGATCGAAACGGCGAGCTACGCCGCGATAGCCGCTGTCGGGGCGCGCCTCGCCTATGTCAAAGGGCGCGCGCTGCTCGCGGCGTTGCGGGAGCCGGCGCCGGCCCTCGCCATGACGCGACGCGGCGCCTTCGCCTGCGAGGCCGTCGACGATCCGACGCATCTCCACGGCCCGGATTGCGGTCATATGCATGCGATCGACGCCGCTCGCCTCGGCGCCGGCTTTCGCTGGGGCGATGCGCTGACGACTGTCGTCGCGGCGGGGCTTCGCCCCTGCTCCGGCGCCATTCTCGTGCTCGTCTTCACCCTGTCACAAGGCGTGTTTATCGCCGGAGCCGGCGCGACGCTGCTGATGTCGGCCGGCACGGCGATCACCACCGGCGCCTTGGCGGCGACGTCCGTCTTCGCGAAGGATTTCGCCGCGCGTCTCGCCGCGCGAAAATCGCGGCGCGCCGAAACGCTGCTGCGCTCAGCCGAGCTTCTCGCCGCGCTTCTCGTGCTCGCCTTCGGCCTCACGCTGCTGCTCGGCGCGCGCATCGGGCCGTCCCTGAACTAG
- a CDS encoding AMP-binding protein, producing MTAATLTDPYAARPWVASYPLSVPAEIDPASYSTLVDMFRQSVVEFSDRPALESFGAKLTYAEFGHAARAIAAWLQSQGVAKGDRIAIMAPNVMAYPPLIFGVLLAGATVVNVNPLYTPKELAFQIDDAGARMIFVLENFAHTVEAAWPSMRVEKAVVIAPGDLLGPCGPIVNFVSRYVKCAVRRYRLPQSLRFSQVLRAGADAPLRNVDIAPDDIAFLQYTGGTTGVAKGAMLRHRNVAANVTQSAAWLCPYLPTARDQVMVTALPLYHIFGLTACCLLIVKIGGSCLLIANPRDIAGFVKTLRKSRFTMISGVNTLYAALANHPKFPLVDFSDLVFCISGGMATQDVVARKWKEVTGHPIIEGYGLSETSPVISCNRPDLVEFSGSIGYPYPSTQVSIRLPTGAPAPFGERGELCVKGPQIMAGYWNKPEETAAATTQDGFFRTGDVAVMLPDGQLKIVDRLKEMILVSGFNVYPNEVENVLTRHPKVKEAAVIGIPDPHSGEAPLAFIVPRDASVTGKELHDFCRETLTHYKAPRNFEFRDSLPKSTVGKVLRRVLKEEYLARGAESS from the coding sequence ATGACTGCCGCCACCCTCACCGATCCCTATGCCGCCCGGCCCTGGGTCGCGTCCTATCCGCTTTCCGTGCCCGCCGAGATCGACCCGGCGAGCTATTCGACGCTCGTCGACATGTTCCGCCAGAGCGTCGTCGAATTTTCGGACCGCCCTGCTCTCGAGAGCTTCGGCGCCAAGCTCACTTACGCAGAATTCGGACACGCCGCGCGCGCCATCGCGGCCTGGCTGCAGTCTCAGGGCGTCGCCAAGGGCGATCGCATCGCGATCATGGCGCCCAATGTGATGGCCTATCCGCCCTTGATCTTCGGCGTGCTGCTCGCCGGCGCGACCGTCGTCAACGTCAATCCGCTCTATACGCCCAAGGAGCTCGCGTTCCAGATCGACGACGCCGGCGCGCGCATGATCTTCGTGCTCGAAAATTTCGCGCATACGGTCGAAGCGGCTTGGCCGTCGATGCGGGTCGAAAAGGCCGTCGTGATCGCCCCCGGCGACCTGCTCGGCCCGTGCGGTCCTATCGTGAATTTCGTCTCACGCTATGTGAAATGCGCCGTGCGACGCTATCGCCTGCCGCAGAGCCTGCGCTTTTCGCAGGTGCTGCGCGCCGGCGCCGACGCGCCGCTGCGGAACGTCGACATCGCCCCGGACGACATCGCCTTTCTGCAATATACGGGCGGGACAACGGGGGTCGCCAAAGGCGCGATGCTGCGGCATCGCAATGTCGCGGCCAATGTGACGCAGTCGGCGGCCTGGCTCTGTCCCTATCTGCCGACGGCCCGCGATCAAGTGATGGTGACGGCGCTGCCGCTCTATCACATCTTCGGCCTCACCGCCTGTTGCCTGCTGATCGTGAAGATCGGCGGCTCCTGCCTGCTCATCGCCAATCCGCGCGACATAGCCGGCTTCGTGAAGACACTGCGCAAATCGCGCTTCACCATGATCTCCGGCGTCAATACGCTCTATGCGGCGCTCGCCAATCATCCAAAATTCCCACTCGTCGATTTCTCCGATCTCGTCTTCTGCATCTCGGGGGGCATGGCGACACAGGATGTCGTCGCGCGCAAATGGAAAGAGGTCACCGGCCATCCGATCATCGAAGGCTATGGCCTCTCGGAGACCTCGCCCGTCATCAGCTGCAACCGGCCCGATCTCGTCGAATTCTCAGGCTCGATCGGCTATCCCTATCCTTCGACGCAAGTGTCGATCCGCCTGCCCACGGGCGCGCCCGCGCCCTTCGGCGAGCGCGGCGAATTATGCGTGAAGGGCCCGCAGATCATGGCCGGCTATTGGAACAAGCCGGAGGAGACCGCCGCGGCGACGACGCAGGACGGCTTCTTCCGCACCGGCGACGTCGCCGTGATGCTGCCAGACGGACAATTGAAGATCGTCGACCGCCTCAAAGAGATGATCCTCGTCTCGGGCTTCAACGTCTATCCGAACGAAGTGGAGAATGTGCTGACGCGCCATCCGAAGGTGAAGGAGGCCGCGGTGATCGGCATTCCAGACCCGCATTCGGGCGAGGCGCCGCTCGCCTTCATCGTGCCGCGCGACGCGAGCGTCACCGGGAAGGAGCTGCATGACTTCTGCCGCGAGACGTTGACGCATTACAAAGCGCCGCGCAATTTCGAATTCCGCGACAGCCTGCCGAAGAGCACTGTCGGCAAAGTGCTGCGGCGTGTGTTGAAGGAAGAATATCTCGCGAGAGGCGCGGAGAGCTCGTGA